The segment agaacgGGGGGTGTATGAGAATGAAATAGAAAAGTGAGTGTTTGATACAAAATATGTTACTATAAATATTTGGGTTATTAGATCGTTACACAAACGGTCATATTCTTGTTCTATTTGAAAAGTGACTGTTAGATAACAGTAATAAAACCAAATAAAGAGAACAAATGATTAAGCTATTAATACAATATATTTTATTACTCCAATGTATATGAGTATAACACATTAACACACATAATTTATCGGCGAGTCACCCATAAATTTTAATACACATTTTTTTATAGAAGTTGTGACATAGGCTAATTTGTCGCAAAAAATTCGCCGATTACCGGCAAAATATAATAATTGTTAAAGTTGGCAATTTTCTCgttaaaaatataaagaatgttCTTCTAAATCCAATCCGCTAGGTTAGCTTCTTGTTGTTTTTCTCACCTTGGATTCTTGCATTCTGCAACATAGTCCCCATATTCTTGGCAATTGTAACACTGAATGTGACTCTTGTCTCGATTATCATACGTACCATGAGTGTCTTCAAGATACTGTGGGTTGTTGTCTCTTCCACGACCTACACGGTTTGCGTAATTGCCACCACGACCTCTTCCCCCGACCACCTTGGTTTTGCGTGTTGCTGCGATTGTTTTCCTATGAGGAAGGTCCATGTTCTTCATTTTGTTTCTCTTGTCTTTCTGTCCATTATTTGTGACTAAATAACAACCTCTTCTCACCAAGTTCAGTTTGACTATGCACGCTTTCTTCTTGAGCTTTCAATCTCCCGATAAGCTTCTTGACAATCATCATTTCAAGTCCCACGAATTGCTCGATTGTTGAAGCAATTTGCATGAACTTACCTGGTACAACACGAAACAACTTTTTTAAAGTTTCTTATTTCAATCCCAGGTAGGGTCGATTTAATAtgtgtttttttaactaacacaaaAACGAACGAATTAAGAAAcaacaaacacgacacgacacgagaaagataaaataaatgaaaactagtttatttaatgaatacttaatcatacataacacgacaATGAAACGCTACGTCAATTTCGTGTCGTtttttgaacacgaacacgacacgacatcgtgtttgtTAAACTTAACACGAGCACGACACTGATATGAATTCATAATTCATTTTCGTACCAATTTCGTTTCGTGTTGTGTATTTTTGTCGTATCGTGTCATAAATTGTCACTCCAATTCTCACTATATATTGATATTGGGTATGCCTAGTTCTTGCCATTTGGGTGCCCTAATGGAGACTTTACACTTGGTGATTTTTTATTATTGAGGTTTGACGATTATGTCCCTGAGACTTAAAACTTGGTGTTTAAATTCCTATATTTTGGATGCTTATCTACTGGGGGGTTGTGGTTGTTCTTCCAAAGTTGGTGATTTATTTGTTTGGACGATTATGCCCCTGAGACTAAAAACTTGGTGTTTAAATTCCTATATTTTGTATCTTTATCTACTTGGGGGTTGTGGTTGTTCTTCCAAAGTCAAAAATAGCTGGTTTGCCCGAGAGGTTAAGGGGGAAGACTTAAGATCTTCTGCACATAAGTGCGCATGGGTTCGAACCCCATAGCCAGCATTTTTTGCCAGTCATTATTATTCTACAGGTATGGTCCATATCGGTAATTTTCCAATTTCCGGTATTTTCAATCTGATCACTCTCACAGAGTCGCACATTCAAAAGAATCCCTTTCTTTTGACACGGTATCTTCTTCTTCTATGTTACATATTCTCATGCCATATTTTTATATATCTACTAAcgattaaactttttttttagcAGGATTTTCCCACAAATTCGTTGGTTGAAGATGATGCAAGCAGTGAATCATCTGTTTCAGATCTGTCTCGCTTCATATCCAAATCTCCTACACCAAGCTCCATGTCTCATGTCATTAGCATCCGACAGCTTCTTGAATCAGTAATTTAATATTTACTAATATGAAGATTGCAATATTTGTAGTGGAAAGATTTAAAGATTTTTGATGTATTTGGATGATATGATAGGCACTAGAAGCAGCTGGACAAGTGGCTGGAGCATCTGTGTCAACCTCTCCCCTACCGTTCAGCACCATGGCTGGGCAGTGTGAAGCCCTAGGCACAGATTCAAGGAAAAAGCTCTCCACTTGGCTCTCTCATGCAAACACTGATGCAACAAAACCTTCACCCATGCCTATCAAGGTCATTCTTATTTCTTATTATGCCTAAACACAAATGAAACTACATTTGCTAATCATATGAGTTGTTTTTTTGTTAATTAATGTAGATTTTGGGTGAAGATGAGCCACTTTGTAGAGGAATGAATGGACTGAGGCTACCTCCTGCTAGCCCATTCGAGAAGTTTTTAAAAGCAGCTAGATATGGTTAGATCTCTTGTTAATACCTGTTTCTACTAATTCATGTCGATCGAATGTATGAATTAAACTTGGTTTATAATACCCTTTTAGGATTTGTTTGTATGTAATCGTGTTGAGTATTGTTTGATGTCGTTAAGGTTGTAATGCACATGTAATGTAGCTACTTGGGCTCATATGAGGTTTGACTCTGACTATGTGATCCCTTTTTTCTTCCTTCGGTTTGTTATGCTTGTAGTGTAGATACAATTGAGGTCATTTATGTGGATGTTTTAGAACCAACTTTTGTTATGGAATATGATCTAAAATTGTATGTAAAATCGAGATTACTTATACATCTTGGAAGTTTAATAGTTTTGGAGATTGAGATGGATGCTCAACCTTAGTGACCAATTATCATTACTAACAATTTCTATCGTGTGAAAggtagttttaatatatatatttttaataatctTAGCTATTTGTTTATAATACTTATGTAACGGCAGTAGCGTTTTATAATCTAAGGAATGTCTGTTGGAGATTAAGCACTTCAACAATTTAAcaacaattcaacacaatgaGTAATAATGCAAACGAAAAAACAACATAATATTTAATGTGATTCCCACCATTAAAATGATATGCTATGTCCATGTGTGCACACGAAAGAGATTTTTTATTGATTAATGATGAATTATAGTTATGCTATGTTAGCTTTAGGTTACACGAATAAAAGGTGTATATATAGTTATGCAAAATTCTTGTTAACTTCCGTTTATGCCTATTAGGTCAAAATAGATGAATCACCCTCCACAActtaacaatctcccacttggaggCTGATTAACCAAACAATTACCATCCAATCTCGAACTTTGTAACccaccacctctctctctctctctctctctctctctctctctatatatatatatatatatatatatatatatatatatatatatatatatatatatataaatgaatttaCGTATATTTCTGTATGAATCGATCACCTCCCCACTGCCACTTCTACTATCACTACCTCTACCACCACTTCCACCGCCACCGCTTTCTCTTCCACCACATCCGCCATCGCTGCCACCGCTGTCACCACTTCCGCAACCCTTGCCACCACCTCCGCCACCATGTTCGCCATCACCACCCCTACCaccgcaaccaccaccaccaccaccatcactgcCACACCACTGCTACCCTTGCCACAACCACCACCTTTTCCACAAACCTTCATATCcatatatgaataatcacttATGAATAGACACAtacttatttatatatgaatatatacgtattcatatataaatatacgtATACATATGTGAATACATTTATTCCTATATATTAAAttacttatttatatatatgaataagtatatgctTATTTATATATGAGTATACGTATTTGTATATTTAAATGACCTGATTGTCCTCCCGATATGCTGGAGTGCTTAAGCGGAAGATTCAAAATGAGTGACACATATTCATTCGTTCgttctcaatttttttttctcaattgaaccctccccttctctttctctctctctctctctctctatatatatatatatatatatatatatatacacacacacacacacacacactaggttataacccgtgggcACCACGGGTTAGAAATTTAAAACTGTTTTTAATTAAATTGAAACTTATTAGTTGCTTTTCCTGCACAAAAGGGCATAATCGTCCTTTAGTAAAAATAAACTGGGCAActttattttttctaaaaaacttGTGAAGATAATCAATAGTTTTTACCAATGAAAGTAAAAGGGGAAATTTATTTTTCTGCAACTTTATTTTTCTGCAAAATTGTGAAGACACTGGAAGATtaagaaataaaaacataaagggcatgagtttttttttttttatttttttttatttttttatttttttgataagAACATATGTATATACAAAAGTAGATAATTTCTGTTAAAAAACGGTtagtatatattttttgaaaatttgtaactttttaatattatatagggtaaattacaccaatcgtccctCGTGCATATGTCAGAAAgcgtgtttagtccctattttcaaaaattaactcagaCCGTCCATCGAGTTGTTTTTTCTTGCACGCTTAGTCCCTCCGTacataaaaagaccattttgccctaatttatttattttttgatttttttctatttatttgttgtttattaattatttttaatttgtttattataaaaaataaagaaatactcTTACAACTCTTTCTCTTCTCTATTACTCTTTTAGGAACCTCCCAGTAACCAACATTCATTGCCATCGGGAACCACTATCCACCATCCACCGTCACCATAAACCACCGTTCACCGCCATTGGAGACCACCATCCAACGTCGATTACCATCGGTTCTCTCcatatctctctctccctctctctgacCTTTCTCACTCGTCATTATCCCCTCTCAAAACTCTAGTACCTTCACCTATGACCGAAAATACCTCCTACCTCCTGAACAACCATCATTCGACTACCACTAAAAAACACCATTCACCACCACCTAACAAAACCAAAACAAACCTGTAATCAACACCAAAAAGACAATGGAGCTCGATCTGAAACCCTAGGCTGTTTTTGAAAACCCAAGCGGCGTTTGTTCGAAACTTAGGCAATAGGGATCTGGAGAGATGAAGATGTTCCTGAGACGGTGAAGGTTCAAAACAACTCACCTCTGAGATAAATGGTGTACGTCACACTTCCAGATCCGTAAGCTTTGACGAACTACCATCTCCATCTCTAGATTTCAGCTCCAGTGAACCACTGATAAACCCCAATCCAGCACCACCATTTTCAAAATGATGGCTAACAAACCGGATTCTATGAACGTTCATCGGCAGATCTTAGTGGTTCATAGACGTTTTTTCAAAGATAAACTATCTGATTATCACCGTAAATTGGTTCTACAAAGGCAACAATTAAAAGGTTTAACTAATAATGTTAATTCGTTCATTTTTTATTGTTGATTGTGATGATATCAAGGTTTACATAGAGTCAATCAGGATTAGGTTGATGTACTATAACGATTTAAGGAGGAATCTGATGAAGGATGATGTTCCTAGGGTTCTTGGTATCTTGAAGGTAAAAGAAGTAGTGGAATGTGACGGAGCTGAGAGAGAAAAAAGAAATAAGAGTAAATTAAAAGTGAATTATAATTAACAAGGGATTGGAATtactttctttattttttatttcttttaaatacaaaatcaattataattaaattaaaataagacAAAAGGGCATAATAGTCATTTTAGGTCGCATAAGGGATGAAACGTGCAAATTAAAACTAACGAGGGATGAAACGTCCAAGTTTTAACCAAacgagggacggtccgagttaaattttgaaaatagggactaaatACGCTTTTTGGCATGTGCACGAGGGACGatttgtgtaatttaccctaTTATATAACACATAAACAGAAAAGTAAAAGATTACAAACATATACATATGCAAAAGTAGGTTGCCCTAATTTTTATTAGTATATATCAAATATAATAAAAAGGCATATTCATCCTTTTATAGTAAAAAGAAACTATGTTAGTTGTTTTTCCTGCACAAAATGGCATAATCGTCCTTTAGTAAAAATAAACAATATACTTTATTTTTCTGCAAAATTGCAAATATAATCATTAGTTTTTACCGAAGAAAGTCAATAGTTTTTAGCACATAAACAGAAAAGTAAAAGATTACAAACATATACATATGCAAAAGTAGGTTgccctaatttttattatttttattagtaTATATCAAATATAATAAAAGAGCATATTCATCCTTTATTAGTAAAAAGAAACAATATCAGTTGTTTTTCCTGCACATAAGGGCATAATTGTACTTTAGTAAAAATAAACAATATAGTTTATTTTTCTGCAAAATTGTAAAGATAATCAATAGTTTTTACCGAAGGAACTCAATAGCAGGCCATTTCTGTTAAAAAAACAATTAGTAAATAATTTTTTGAAAAGGTTAACTTCATATTATTCTATACAAGATAAAATGAAAAGTAAAAGAAAACAAACATATGCATATGCAAAAGTAGGTTGCCCTATTAGATAAATTTTGTATTCTCTTAAAAAAACAAATCgaaaaaaataaacaatataGTTTATTTTTCtgcaaaattatgaatttttagttTGCAATATAGTCAAAATGTGTAGACATAATTTTCAGAAAATTACTTTAAAATAGCAATTTAATATGGTTTTTTTTCTGTTAAAAAAACAGTTcgaaaaaaacaaacaatatagttttttttttctgcaAATTTGTGAAGATGATCAATAGGTTTACCAAAGAAAATCAATAGTTTTTAATAGAGAAGAAAGGAATAGAAGGAAAAGAATATattaacataaacataaaaaaatcaaACTAACAATAAACAATTTATCATATTTACAGATAAAAAACCCGAGATCAATTACCTGCAATGCAAACTCTTTTAGGGTTTAGATGCTTTAGCTATGAGACAGAAGACAAAGGTTGGAAAGTATATTAGGTGTATGGTATTTATAAGTGAAAATTTTAAGTTTATTCAAAGATAATTTAGAATCGATTTCATCTCCTATTAtgcagcatatatatatatatatatatatatatatatatatatatatatatatatatatatatatatatatatatatatatatatatataggggatagggaatatacattacaatcccacctaagcttaggtactaaacctctaaaatatgtcgttttaacTTGCTAAATATACCCGGTTCggtttcacttggtaaatatatcatcctccataacatttctttctttcattatcgTTTTACCATCTCTGTTTTCTTTCCTccattatcgtttattacttcatcCAAGTGAACCTTAAACCCTAAGcgctaaaccctaaacctaaaacctaaacctaaaccctaaacctagctaaaccctaaactctaaacctaaactctaaaccctaaaccctaaacctaaaccctaaactttaaacctaaaccctaaaccctaaacctaaacctaaaccctaaaccctaaaccctattgtgtcgatcttgaatttacatcttgaagtattaatcgtgaatccattaatcgtaatctttatatagtaaaacaatgtatttttaagaggtttagtacctaagcttaggtggggctgtaatgtatattccattttcccatatatatatatatatatatatatatatatatatatatatatatatatatatatatatatatatatggaaaaagaTAATTAATTGAATTTCAATTTAAGAATGTTCGATATCTAAATCTAAATTTATATAAATtgattttcaattttcaatttttcaGCTCAATTTGAATTTCAAATTAAATGCAGGAATTAAGGAATGCATGAATAGAGATAGAGATAAGTAAACGGAAACTGATCAAAATTGGCTCCTAAATTGTAGGCAATCAAATCTGGCATTTTTGTATATTATTAATTGAAATTGAATCGCATATTGATATTGACATTGGCGGGAAAAAATTGGTAAATAGGTAGAGAGAAGGACACGTGGCAGATTTCTTGTGTATAAGGAGGACATGTGGCATGTAAGGGAGGTTTTtattaagcatatatatatatatatatatatatatatatatatatatatatatatatatatatatatatatatatatatatatatattaggtgtaagacccatgtattacatgggttcatttaaaaattttatatataaaattataaacatttgagaagttgaatttataagaaatatagaaaaatattgaattattaaaattaaagtgtttttttctcttttaaatttaaacaaataatttagataaataaacaaacaaaactaATGGactttaatttagataattttaaattagaaggaaagtcaattaatgaaattgaaatgactttattatcatatttattgcaattaatacatttaataaaaatgaaacaacCACAAAATGCCACGTggaaaaaatttaattgaaaataaccacaaaatgacatgtggccaaattaatgagagtgtgacaagtagctaaaagttctttatttattagagaagaagatatacatacatacatacatatatatatatatatatatatatatatatatatatatatagagagagagagagagagagagagagtcaagatcaaataagaagggaaattttggtaggaaggtaagaaggtttttttctacatattttttttagcaaacatacaaaatgaatcattagatgattcaagagtaagatgattcacaagaaaaaattcccaaaaaaaacatcttcatgattcattttttaataaattaagaaaaaattcacttttatgacaatttaGTGAATAAAAAcgaaatcattgtataaatgaatcatcgatgtgctttttttgagattttttttggtgaatcatgttatttttgattcatctaatgattcatttcttttgttcgtcaaaaaagtatgtagaaaaaaaacttcttaccttcctatcaaaaaaaatttcttacccgatctatatcctatatatatatatatatatatatatatatatatatatatatatatatatcactattctaataaaaaaatagttttattcttcttttgacaCATGTCACTCTattaaacctcctaattaatgcatattttattttccttttgccatgtgtcaccatattatatctcctaattaatgcgtaccacttgtcaacctattaattctccatttcaaatttcaaatttcaaatattaaatttcaagttttaaacttgttactataattacattaaattaatagcattagaataaaaattaaaataaaattaatactaattataaagtgatataatttcacatatttattaaaataaatgaataaaatttttataactaaaaaatctcttaattaatatattttttttaaataattaattaataaatttgagtgtttactataaaaatttaattaattttgcaAAGATGGTTCccacaggttataaactagtatatatatatatatatatatatatatatatatatatatatatatatatatatatatatatatatatatatatatatatataaacaccttCATTTTAAGTACATGAAAAGCTAATTGAAGCCATGAACAACCTCAATTTTTGTTGTCATCAAGATGATAGTATTTGATGGATTCTTTGTACCAATGATTTTTGTGTCCCATCACTTATTAGTTAACAGAGAAAGTGGTACCTC is part of the Lactuca sativa cultivar Salinas chromosome 7, Lsat_Salinas_v11, whole genome shotgun sequence genome and harbors:
- the LOC111878397 gene encoding protein SEMI-ROLLED LEAF 2, with protein sequence SNFRYFQSDHSHRVAHSKESLSFDTDFPTNSLVEDDASSESSVSDLSRFISKSPTPSSMSHVISIRQLLESALEAAGQVAGASVSTSPLPFSTMAGQCEALGTDSRKKLSTWLSHANTDATKPSPMPIKILGEDEPLCRGMNGLRLPPASPFEKFLKAARYG